In Sphingobium amiense, a genomic segment contains:
- a CDS encoding protein-disulfide reductase DsbD family protein, translating into MRIFQVILMTLALLSGFSDARAQGAFGGGPLHIAARLVAESDAPRAGATTGIAFAMTPEKGWHGYWENPGDAGLGMTVQWTLPKGVSVGPLRYPVPETLVIAGLMNHVYEGPHAILSTLTLAPGIAPGTTLPIRAKANWLACTDKVCVPQSGDLALDLVAGDGDVPASKRSMFDAWRTRLPRPLGSEAIYNVKDGRLRLSVPFPASARASEVHLFPLAEGFARYAAPQTVTRQGDRLLVETEAAQPAKGGAVQAVLRTGDHVGFLLTARPGAVEGAAGGGQAGAILAALGGALLGGLLLNIMPCVFPILGLKAMKLAKAGGDERTVRREALAYAAGIILTCLALGGVLLALRAAGGAVGWAFQLQDPRIILALLLLVVAIAFNLAGLFELRAYGGGEGLAGKGGLAGAFWTGALVAFVATPCTGPFMAAAMGAALLLPLAAALAIFAGLGLGLALPFLLLAYIPALRRRLPKPGAWMGRFQKILSVPMFLTAIGLAWLLGQQRGVPGMTIGILSALALALLLWWLGSRQHSGRSGGWIAALTALALLAGAAFALPASAPAAAEKSDEAVRFDVAKLGELRARKKPVFLYFTADWCLTCKANEAAAIDRTEVRDAFRRAGVTVMVGDWTNADPAITRFLESQGRSGVPLYLWYAPGGEAQTLPQLLTPATLTALVR; encoded by the coding sequence ATGCGGATTTTTCAAGTCATATTGATGACGCTCGCGCTGCTGTCGGGCTTTTCCGACGCACGGGCGCAGGGTGCGTTCGGTGGCGGCCCGCTCCATATCGCCGCGCGCCTCGTCGCGGAGAGCGATGCGCCACGGGCAGGTGCGACCACCGGCATCGCCTTTGCCATGACGCCGGAGAAGGGCTGGCACGGCTATTGGGAAAATCCCGGCGACGCGGGCCTTGGCATGACGGTCCAGTGGACGCTGCCCAAGGGCGTCAGCGTCGGGCCGCTCCGCTATCCGGTGCCCGAAACGCTCGTCATCGCGGGCCTGATGAACCATGTCTATGAAGGGCCGCACGCGATCCTCTCGACCCTGACGCTGGCGCCGGGCATCGCGCCGGGAACGACGCTGCCGATCCGGGCGAAGGCCAACTGGCTGGCCTGCACCGACAAGGTATGCGTGCCGCAGAGCGGCGACCTCGCGCTCGATCTGGTTGCGGGAGACGGCGATGTTCCGGCATCGAAGCGATCCATGTTCGACGCATGGCGCACGCGCCTGCCGCGCCCGCTCGGGTCCGAGGCCATCTATAATGTCAAGGACGGCAGGCTGCGCCTTTCCGTTCCCTTCCCGGCAAGCGCGCGGGCGAGCGAGGTGCATCTCTTCCCGCTGGCCGAGGGTTTCGCCCGCTACGCCGCGCCGCAGACGGTGACGCGGCAGGGAGACCGGTTGCTGGTGGAGACGGAGGCCGCGCAACCGGCCAAGGGCGGAGCGGTGCAGGCGGTCCTGCGCACCGGCGATCATGTCGGCTTTCTCCTGACCGCCCGTCCCGGCGCGGTCGAGGGCGCGGCCGGTGGGGGGCAGGCGGGCGCGATCCTCGCCGCGCTGGGCGGTGCGCTGCTCGGCGGTCTCCTCCTCAACATCATGCCCTGCGTTTTTCCCATCCTCGGCCTGAAAGCCATGAAGCTCGCCAAGGCGGGCGGCGACGAACGCACCGTCCGGCGCGAGGCGCTGGCCTATGCCGCCGGGATCATCCTCACCTGCCTCGCGCTCGGCGGCGTGCTGCTCGCCCTGCGCGCCGCCGGAGGCGCAGTCGGCTGGGCCTTCCAGTTGCAGGACCCGCGCATCATACTCGCGCTGCTGCTGCTGGTGGTCGCCATCGCCTTCAACCTTGCGGGCCTGTTCGAACTGCGCGCCTATGGCGGGGGCGAGGGGCTTGCCGGGAAGGGAGGACTTGCGGGAGCCTTCTGGACCGGCGCACTGGTCGCCTTCGTCGCGACGCCCTGCACCGGGCCGTTCATGGCGGCGGCGATGGGCGCGGCGCTGCTGCTGCCGCTCGCAGCCGCGCTCGCCATCTTTGCGGGGCTGGGCCTCGGCCTCGCGCTGCCCTTCCTGCTGCTCGCCTATATCCCCGCGCTGCGCCGCCGCCTGCCAAAACCCGGTGCATGGATGGGCCGCTTCCAGAAAATCCTCAGCGTCCCCATGTTCCTGACCGCGATCGGCCTTGCATGGCTGCTGGGGCAGCAGCGTGGCGTCCCGGGCATGACCATCGGCATCCTCTCAGCGCTCGCCCTCGCGCTTCTCCTCTGGTGGCTCGGCAGCCGCCAGCATTCGGGCAGGAGCGGCGGCTGGATCGCTGCGCTGACGGCGCTCGCGCTGCTCGCGGGGGCTGCGTTCGCGCTCCCGGCCTCCGCGCCCGCTGCCGCCGAAAAAAGCGATGAAGCCGTCCGCTTCGATGTCGCGAAACTGGGCGAACTGCGCGCGCGGAAGAAGCCTGTCTTCCTCTATTTCACCGCCGACTGGTGCCTCACCTGCAAGGCGAACGAAGCCGCCGCCATCGACCGAACCGAAGTGCGCGACGCTTTCCGCAGGGCCGGTGTCACCGTCATGGTCGGCGACTGGACCAATGCCGATCCCGCCATCACCCGCTTCCTCGAAAGCCAGGGCCGCTCGGGCGTGCCGCTCTACCTCTGGTATGCGCCGGGCGGGGAAGCGCAGACCCTGCCGCAGCTTCTGACGCCCGCGACGCTGACGGCGCTGGTGCGCTGA
- a CDS encoding alkaline phosphatase family protein: MWKKVAAALLAATAMPLAAQAPSPSPVAKETMPATPPRLIVAISVDQFSADLFSEYRQYYSGGLKRLTQDGVVFPRGYQSHAATETCPGHSTILTGSRPSRTGIIANTWFDLSTARADKAVYCAEDESQPGTSSDKYEASPIHLRVPTLGGRMKLANPATRVVSISGKDRAAIMMGGPTADQVWWLGGPQGYVSYKGVAIPPLVAKVNEVMAQRLAQANAGFDLPAQCAAKDFPVRAGDKVVGTGRFARAAGDYKGFRISPEQDAMTLAFAAAAIEAMDLGRQAQTDIISIGLSATDYIGHTYGTEGTESCIQIDRLDRELGAFFDRLDRDGIDYVVVLTADHGGHDLPERHRMNAMPMEQRVDKALTPKALSDAVAAKAGLAGRKVIWGDGPAGDLYIDRGLTAPQRARVQAAALRLLRAHPQVETVFTKAQIAATPSPSGPPESWTLLQEARASFDPERSGDLLLLLKPRVMSIPEQAVMGSVATHGSPWDTDRRVPILFWRKGIQHFEQPLGVETVDIMPTLAALIGLPVPKGDIDGRCLDLIAGDGDSCAAR, from the coding sequence ATGTGGAAAAAAGTCGCAGCCGCCCTCCTCGCCGCCACGGCCATGCCTCTGGCGGCGCAGGCGCCTTCCCCTTCGCCGGTGGCGAAGGAGACCATGCCCGCCACACCGCCCCGGCTGATTGTTGCGATCAGCGTCGACCAGTTTTCCGCTGACCTGTTCAGCGAATATCGGCAATATTATAGCGGCGGCCTGAAACGCCTGACGCAGGACGGCGTGGTGTTCCCGCGCGGCTACCAGAGCCATGCCGCGACCGAAACCTGCCCCGGCCACTCGACGATCCTGACCGGCAGCCGCCCGTCGCGCACCGGCATCATCGCAAATACATGGTTCGACCTGTCCACCGCACGCGCCGACAAGGCAGTCTATTGCGCAGAGGATGAAAGCCAGCCTGGCACCAGCAGCGACAAATATGAAGCGTCCCCCATCCACCTGCGCGTGCCGACGCTGGGCGGGCGGATGAAGCTGGCCAATCCGGCGACCCGCGTCGTATCCATTTCGGGCAAGGATCGCGCGGCGATCATGATGGGCGGGCCGACCGCCGATCAGGTCTGGTGGCTGGGCGGGCCGCAGGGCTATGTCAGCTACAAGGGCGTCGCGATCCCGCCGCTGGTGGCGAAGGTGAACGAGGTCATGGCGCAGCGTCTGGCGCAGGCCAATGCGGGCTTCGACCTGCCGGCTCAGTGCGCGGCCAAGGACTTCCCGGTTCGGGCGGGCGACAAGGTGGTCGGCACTGGACGCTTCGCGCGGGCGGCGGGCGACTATAAGGGCTTCCGCATTTCGCCTGAGCAGGACGCGATGACGCTGGCCTTCGCCGCCGCCGCCATCGAGGCCATGGACCTTGGCAGACAGGCGCAGACCGACATCATCTCCATCGGTCTGTCCGCGACAGACTATATCGGCCACACCTACGGCACCGAGGGCACCGAAAGCTGCATCCAGATCGACCGGCTCGACAGAGAACTAGGCGCTTTCTTCGACCGGCTGGACAGAGACGGGATCGACTATGTGGTGGTGCTGACCGCCGATCATGGCGGGCACGACCTGCCCGAACGGCACCGGATGAACGCGATGCCGATGGAGCAGCGGGTCGACAAGGCGCTGACGCCCAAGGCTCTCTCGGACGCGGTGGCGGCCAAGGCCGGTCTGGCGGGCAGGAAGGTGATCTGGGGCGACGGACCTGCGGGCGATCTTTATATCGACAGGGGACTGACCGCCCCGCAGCGCGCAAGGGTGCAGGCAGCGGCGCTCAGGCTGCTGCGCGCCCACCCGCAGGTGGAGACGGTGTTCACGAAAGCGCAGATCGCCGCCACGCCCTCACCTTCCGGGCCGCCCGAAAGCTGGACACTGCTTCAGGAAGCGCGTGCGAGCTTCGACCCTGAACGGTCGGGCGATCTCCTCCTGCTGCTGAAGCCCCGCGTCATGTCGATCCCCGAACAGGCCGTGATGGGCAGCGTCGCCACGCACGGGTCGCCATGGGACACCGACCGGCGCGTGCCCATCCTCTTCTGGCGCAAGGGCATACAGCATTTCGAGCAGCCGCTGGGCGTCGAGACGGTGGACATCATGCCGACCCTCGCCGCGCTGATCGGCCTGCCGGTGCCGAAAGGTGACATCGACGGACGCTGCCTCGACCTCATCGCGGGCGACGGCGATAGCTGCGCGGCAAGATAG
- the epsC gene encoding serine O-acetyltransferase EpsC — protein sequence MIADRAEDDRIVEGYWDVDQLVAELSAARARWRQAQQHHAEYGAEGFPSRDNLTKIMQALCGALFPLRLGPSFVRLHNEDAFVAETLQTVLSRLYGQIRLELIYALKDEPAAAVDAEAARIIGAFAQSLPALRELLDTDVDAAFLGDPAARSVDEVLICYPSMLAIIHHRLANRLHVLGAPLVARIISEIAHGKTGIDIHPGARIGHSFFIDHGTGVVIGETAIVGDRVRLYQGVTLGARSFPSDEKGRLEKAVPRHPIIEDDVVIYAGATVLGRIIVGSRSVIGGNVWLTDSVPADSNVRQAKARYEVTSRVEVSAPHRVHALVESTDGLGENI from the coding sequence ATGATAGCTGACCGAGCGGAAGACGACCGCATCGTCGAGGGATATTGGGACGTGGACCAGCTCGTCGCGGAGCTGAGCGCCGCGCGCGCCCGCTGGCGGCAGGCGCAGCAGCATCACGCGGAATATGGCGCGGAGGGCTTCCCCTCGCGCGACAATCTGACCAAGATCATGCAGGCGCTGTGCGGCGCGCTTTTCCCGCTGCGCCTCGGCCCCAGCTTCGTGCGTCTCCACAATGAGGACGCATTCGTCGCCGAAACGCTGCAAACTGTGCTCAGCCGCCTCTACGGGCAGATCCGGCTCGAACTCATCTATGCGCTGAAGGACGAGCCTGCGGCCGCCGTCGACGCCGAAGCCGCCCGCATCATCGGCGCCTTCGCGCAGAGCCTGCCCGCACTGCGCGAACTGCTCGACACCGATGTCGACGCCGCATTTCTGGGCGATCCCGCCGCGCGCAGCGTCGATGAAGTGCTGATCTGCTACCCGTCGATGCTGGCGATCATCCACCACCGCCTCGCCAACCGCCTGCATGTGCTGGGCGCGCCGCTCGTCGCGCGAATCATCTCGGAAATCGCGCATGGCAAGACCGGGATCGACATCCATCCCGGCGCGCGCATCGGCCACAGCTTCTTCATCGACCATGGCACCGGCGTCGTTATCGGTGAAACCGCCATCGTGGGCGACCGGGTGCGCCTCTATCAGGGCGTGACGCTGGGCGCGCGCAGCTTCCCCTCGGACGAGAAGGGTCGGCTCGAAAAGGCGGTGCCGCGCCATCCGATCATCGAGGACGATGTGGTAATCTACGCGGGCGCGACCGTGCTCGGCCGCATCATCGTAGGCAGCCGCTCGGTCATCGGCGGCAATGTCTGGCTGACCGACAGCGTGCCCGCGGACAGCAATGTCCGTCAGGCGAAGGCCCGCTACGAAGTCACCAGCCGCGTCGAAGTCTCCGCCCCGCACCGCGTCCATGCTCTCGTGGAAAGCACGGACGGGTTGGGAGAGAATATCTAG
- a CDS encoding ATP-binding protein, giving the protein MNLHFRGSLGLLGRLFAILLLTVTLEFAVGTLIYERASQLSLQDDEARRLAEHLIIARKLLTEQPREERPTLGYQLTTDRYDVHWSPVAPPPPPLSRELERMRRQIVAWEPSLEKSGLWLRITPGRHSEINGGLRLPDGSWLYFGMRHNGGKWAFTIGRMGMALIPVLALLIAGWLLIRRTLAPLRDLTHATHMIGRGQEVVVPEAGTSDVRNLIAAFNAMQGRIHRLIDERTETLAAVGHDLRTPLSRLRLRLESVRDAEVQEAMGQDLEEMGAMLESLLAYLGGDEDPETPVRTDIAVTVATIVDAFQDHGQNVTYDGLDHLEMEVRALSLRRAVRNLIENALHYGQRARVSVDRKGEEVLIRVDDDGPGIPRDRLEEVLRPFSRLDDARQRNTRGLGLGLAVVQKTVAAEGGRLTLANRPDGGLRAEICLVLPRVKRT; this is encoded by the coding sequence TTGAACCTGCATTTCAGAGGATCGCTCGGCCTGCTGGGCCGCCTCTTTGCGATCCTGCTGTTGACGGTCACGCTGGAATTCGCGGTCGGCACGCTGATCTACGAACGCGCGAGCCAGCTTTCGCTTCAGGACGACGAAGCCCGGCGGCTGGCCGAACATCTCATCATCGCGCGCAAGCTGCTCACCGAACAGCCGCGCGAGGAACGGCCCACATTGGGCTACCAGCTCACGACCGACCGCTATGACGTGCACTGGTCCCCCGTCGCGCCGCCTCCGCCGCCGCTCTCGCGGGAACTGGAGCGGATGCGGCGACAGATCGTGGCGTGGGAACCGAGCCTCGAAAAATCGGGCCTCTGGTTGCGCATCACGCCGGGGCGTCATTCGGAAATCAACGGCGGCCTGCGGTTGCCGGACGGGAGCTGGCTCTATTTCGGGATGCGGCACAATGGCGGCAAATGGGCCTTCACCATCGGCCGCATGGGCATGGCGCTCATCCCGGTGCTGGCGCTGCTGATCGCGGGATGGCTGCTCATCCGCCGCACCCTCGCGCCGTTGCGCGATCTCACTCATGCAACGCATATGATCGGGCGCGGGCAGGAAGTCGTCGTGCCGGAGGCGGGGACGAGCGATGTGCGCAACCTCATCGCCGCGTTCAACGCCATGCAGGGCCGCATCCACCGCCTGATCGACGAACGGACGGAGACACTGGCGGCCGTGGGCCACGATCTGCGCACACCGCTCTCGCGCCTGCGCCTGCGCCTCGAATCGGTGCGGGACGCCGAAGTGCAGGAGGCGATGGGGCAGGATCTGGAAGAAATGGGGGCGATGCTCGAATCGCTGCTCGCCTATCTGGGCGGCGACGAAGATCCCGAAACTCCCGTCCGCACCGACATCGCCGTCACCGTCGCCACCATCGTCGACGCCTTTCAGGACCATGGGCAGAACGTGACTTATGATGGCCTCGACCATCTGGAAATGGAGGTGCGTGCGCTCTCCCTCCGCCGCGCGGTGCGCAACCTGATCGAGAATGCGCTTCACTATGGCCAGCGCGCCCGCGTGTCGGTGGACCGCAAGGGCGAGGAAGTGCTGATCCGCGTGGACGATGACGGCCCCGGCATCCCGCGCGACCGGCTGGAGGAAGTGCTGCGGCCCTTCTCCCGCCTCGACGACGCGCGCCAGCGCAACACGCGCGGCCTCGGCCTTGGCCTTGCCGTGGTGCAGAAGACCGTCGCGGCGGAAGGTGGCCGCCTGACCCTCGCCAACCGGCCCGACGGTGGGTTGCGCGCCGAAATCTGCCTCGTCTTGCCGCGCGTGAAGCGGACCTAG
- a CDS encoding response regulator, protein MTAPSIILVEDDPPLRTLTARALQEHGYQVRPASSGPEMWVAFEAGPVDLVVLDVMLPGTNGIDLCRQIRRKSDVPIIFISAKGSETDRIVGLELGADDYLPKPFGTRELIARIRAILRRVGVERGPDEHRESEAHFEGWSVNFPRRELRSPTGAVVELTGAEFDLLGSFLSHPQRVIARERLIELSRTRMGDSSDRSIDVLVSRLRRKLTTMDKAAPITTVRGVGYMFNAEVTRA, encoded by the coding sequence ATGACCGCTCCGTCGATCATCCTGGTCGAGGACGACCCGCCGCTCCGCACGCTGACCGCCCGCGCTCTTCAGGAGCATGGCTATCAGGTGCGGCCTGCTTCCTCCGGACCCGAAATGTGGGTGGCGTTCGAAGCTGGCCCGGTCGACCTCGTCGTGCTCGACGTGATGCTGCCCGGCACCAACGGTATCGACCTCTGCCGCCAGATCCGGCGCAAGAGCGACGTGCCGATCATCTTCATCAGCGCCAAGGGCAGCGAGACCGACCGGATCGTCGGGCTTGAACTCGGTGCCGACGACTATCTCCCCAAACCCTTCGGCACGCGCGAACTCATCGCCCGCATCCGCGCCATCCTGCGCCGCGTCGGCGTAGAGCGCGGCCCGGACGAGCATCGCGAGAGCGAAGCCCATTTCGAAGGATGGAGCGTCAATTTCCCCCGCCGCGAACTGCGCTCGCCCACCGGCGCCGTCGTGGAACTGACCGGTGCGGAATTCGACCTGCTCGGCTCCTTCCTCAGCCATCCGCAGCGCGTCATCGCGCGCGAACGCCTGATCGAACTGTCCCGCACCCGCATGGGCGACAGCTCCGACCGCAGCATCGACGTGCTGGTCAGCCGCCTGCGCCGCAAGCTCACCACGATGGACAAGGCAGCGCCCATCACCACTGTGCGGGGCGTCGGCTATATGTTCAACGCCGAAGTCACCCGCGCTTGA
- a CDS encoding TorF family putative porin — MFMKYKIACAAIALLSSAQAFAQDEPAKPITVTGSVALVSDYRLRGVSQSDRGMAVQGGFTIAHESGAYVGTWASNLSGWGTFGGANMELDLIGGYAVPLGEGSTLDMGLTWYMYPSGLSKTDFAELFGKLSHQIGPVKGLLGVAYAPKQQALGEVCSDADCTVFRPGKKNDNLYVWGDVSGAIPNTPVSLKAHLGWSKGNPGLGPNGTSAAPTGKYLDWLVGADLAIPGTPLTASIAYVDTDIARVEENYIRPNFSVVDPDNAGKSIARGTVVFSISAAF; from the coding sequence ATGTTCATGAAGTATAAAATCGCTTGTGCCGCCATCGCGCTCCTTTCCAGCGCCCAGGCATTTGCACAGGATGAACCCGCAAAGCCCATCACTGTTACCGGCAGCGTGGCACTCGTGTCGGACTATCGTCTGCGCGGTGTTTCACAGAGCGATCGTGGCATGGCGGTGCAGGGCGGCTTCACTATCGCGCATGAAAGCGGTGCCTATGTCGGCACCTGGGCGTCCAACCTTTCGGGCTGGGGGACTTTCGGCGGCGCGAACATGGAACTCGACCTGATCGGCGGTTACGCCGTTCCGCTCGGCGAAGGTTCGACGCTGGACATGGGCCTGACCTGGTACATGTATCCCTCGGGCCTCAGCAAGACCGACTTCGCCGAACTCTTCGGCAAGCTGTCGCACCAGATCGGCCCTGTGAAGGGACTTCTCGGCGTCGCCTATGCGCCCAAGCAGCAGGCTCTGGGCGAAGTATGCAGCGACGCGGACTGCACGGTCTTCCGTCCGGGCAAGAAGAACGACAACCTGTATGTCTGGGGCGACGTGAGCGGCGCGATTCCGAACACGCCGGTTTCGCTCAAGGCGCATCTGGGCTGGTCGAAGGGTAATCCGGGCCTTGGCCCCAACGGCACCTCGGCCGCGCCCACCGGCAAGTATCTGGACTGGCTGGTCGGCGCTGACCTTGCCATCCCCGGCACGCCGCTGACCGCCAGCATCGCCTATGTCGACACCGACATCGCCCGCGTCGAAGAAAACTACATCCGTCCCAACTTCTCGGTGGTCGATCCCGACAATGCCGGCAAGTCGATCGCGCGCGGCACGGTGGTCTTCTCCATCTCCGCTGCGTTCTGA
- a CDS encoding SulP family inorganic anion transporter gives MLKALSGVNFGRDFTASIVVFLVAMPLCMGIAVASGVPPEKGLITGIIGGIIVGLFAGSPLQVSGPAAGLAVIVFEIVREQGLSALGPILILAGAIQVVAGIARVGGWFRAISPAVVHGMLAGIGVLIVVGQFHVLFDDKPLSSGLHNLIAMPGQIFGLTNQDAATAFMVGLVTIFAMLGWEKFRPASMKLLPGALVGVVAATLVAFFFSLPVARVAVPESIVAAVTLPEQGLVAQLMNPAILTTAIAIAFIASAETLLSAAAVDRMHNGVRTNYNKELSAQGIGNLLCGFAGALPMTGVIVRSSANVQAGATSRLSTILHGFWILGFVALLPWLLREIPMAALAGVLVITGVRLVSLSHVKHLFHLYGPLPAIVWAATLICVVTTDLLTGVLVGIGLSLLELLPHARRLGLDVQQADRGEAQEVALQGSATFLSLPGLSAKLESLPAKGLIILNVERLAHIDHTCAEMLREWVSRRRGAGEPVELFGATGRLRQIVA, from the coding sequence ATGCTGAAAGCCCTTTCCGGCGTCAATTTCGGACGCGACTTCACGGCGTCGATCGTCGTTTTCCTAGTGGCGATGCCGCTTTGCATGGGGATCGCCGTTGCGTCAGGGGTGCCGCCGGAAAAGGGTCTCATCACCGGCATCATCGGCGGCATCATCGTCGGCCTGTTCGCAGGCTCTCCGCTTCAGGTCAGCGGTCCGGCCGCCGGCCTTGCGGTCATCGTCTTCGAAATCGTGCGCGAACAGGGTCTGTCCGCGCTCGGCCCCATTCTGATCCTCGCCGGCGCCATTCAGGTCGTTGCGGGCATCGCGCGGGTAGGCGGCTGGTTCCGCGCCATCTCGCCTGCGGTCGTGCACGGCATGCTGGCGGGCATCGGCGTCCTCATCGTCGTCGGCCAGTTCCACGTTCTCTTCGACGACAAACCGCTGTCGAGCGGCCTGCACAACCTGATCGCGATGCCGGGCCAGATTTTCGGCCTCACCAATCAGGATGCGGCCACCGCTTTCATGGTCGGCCTCGTCACCATCTTCGCGATGCTGGGCTGGGAGAAATTCCGTCCCGCCTCGATGAAGCTGCTGCCCGGCGCGCTGGTGGGCGTGGTTGCTGCAACGCTCGTCGCCTTCTTCTTCAGCCTGCCGGTCGCCCGCGTCGCGGTGCCCGAAAGCATCGTCGCGGCTGTCACGCTGCCCGAACAGGGTCTGGTGGCGCAGTTGATGAATCCCGCCATTCTCACCACGGCCATCGCCATCGCCTTTATTGCGAGCGCGGAAACCCTGCTGTCAGCGGCGGCGGTCGACCGGATGCACAATGGCGTGCGCACCAACTACAACAAGGAACTGAGCGCGCAGGGCATCGGCAACCTGCTCTGCGGTTTCGCGGGCGCACTGCCGATGACGGGCGTGATCGTCCGTTCCTCCGCCAATGTGCAGGCGGGCGCCACCTCGCGCCTGTCCACCATCCTGCACGGCTTCTGGATACTCGGCTTCGTCGCGCTGCTGCCTTGGCTGCTGCGTGAGATTCCCATGGCTGCTTTGGCGGGGGTGCTGGTCATCACCGGCGTCCGGCTCGTCAGCCTTTCGCATGTGAAGCATCTCTTCCATCTCTACGGTCCGCTTCCGGCGATCGTGTGGGCGGCGACGCTGATCTGCGTGGTGACGACCGACCTCCTGACCGGCGTGCTGGTCGGCATCGGCCTGTCGCTGCTGGAACTGCTGCCCCATGCCCGCCGCCTCGGTCTCGACGTCCAGCAGGCGGACCGCGGAGAGGCGCAGGAGGTTGCGCTTCAGGGGTCCGCCACCTTCCTCAGCCTCCCCGGGCTGTCGGCGAAGCTGGAGTCGCTTCCGGCCAAAGGTCTCATCATTCTCAATGTCGAACGGCTGGCCCATATCGACCACACCTGCGCCGAAATGCTGCGGGAATGGGTGTCGCGGCGCCGCGGGGCGGGGGAGCCTGTTGAACTGTTCGGCGCAACCGGCAGGCTGCGCCAGATCGTCGCCTGA
- a CDS encoding carbonic anhydrase produces the protein MNELIGRVFNFEKKTYPDKNSLYSRLANEGQSPKALMISCADSRIVPEHIMQAEPGDLFVCRNAGNIVPPHASQLGGVTATVEYAVMVLGVRDIIVCGHSDCGAMKALATEADLTSMPNVAAWLRHSHAAQKVCKENYPADLSDAEKLRNMALENVVVQLAHLRTHPSIASGIARGEIALHGWYVDIHAGQVLGLDGETGRFVPLREGEPLPVALPQARRLAGDTSFAVAAE, from the coding sequence ATGAACGAGCTTATCGGTCGCGTCTTCAATTTCGAGAAGAAAACCTATCCCGACAAGAACAGCCTCTACAGCAGGCTCGCCAATGAAGGGCAAAGCCCCAAGGCGCTGATGATCTCCTGCGCCGATTCGCGCATCGTACCCGAACATATCATGCAGGCGGAGCCGGGTGACCTGTTCGTCTGCCGCAACGCGGGCAATATCGTTCCTCCCCATGCCAGCCAGTTGGGCGGCGTCACCGCCACGGTCGAATATGCCGTCATGGTGCTGGGCGTGCGCGACATCATCGTGTGCGGCCACAGCGACTGCGGTGCGATGAAGGCGCTGGCGACCGAAGCCGATCTTACCTCCATGCCCAACGTCGCCGCCTGGCTGCGCCACAGCCATGCCGCGCAGAAGGTCTGCAAGGAAAATTACCCCGCCGACCTCAGTGACGCGGAAAAGCTCCGCAACATGGCGCTGGAAAATGTCGTGGTGCAGCTTGCGCACCTGCGCACCCACCCGTCGATCGCGTCGGGCATCGCGCGGGGCGAGATCGCGCTGCACGGCTGGTATGTCGACATCCATGCCGGTCAGGTGCTCGGTCTCGACGGTGAAACCGGCCGCTTCGTTCCGCTGCGCGAGGGCGAGCCGCTGCCCGTCGCGCTTCCCCAGGCCCGCCGTCTGGCGGGCGACACCTCCTTTGCCGTCGCGGCGGAGTAA
- a CDS encoding response regulator transcription factor, which produces MSRPASPLILLAETQGDVRRTVHDHLEQTGFRAMPAASADALFHALTSAHVGAVVLDAGLRGADGMDLCRDLRERSDVPIILVGANCTEVDRVVALELGADDFMAKPYSVRELAARLRAVLRRTRAERVRGSRNRKQARFEGWTVDFTRREVSAPDERKVHLTAAEFALLGVFLDHARIIIPRKRLMELAGVRDTPSSDRSIDVLVSRLRRKLGGQGRRAPIVTVRGAGYMFSAVVDRG; this is translated from the coding sequence ATGTCTCGCCCGGCCAGCCCCCTGATCCTGCTCGCCGAAACGCAAGGGGATGTGCGGCGGACCGTGCACGATCATCTTGAACAGACCGGCTTTCGCGCGATGCCCGCCGCGTCGGCGGACGCCCTCTTCCATGCGCTCACAAGCGCCCACGTCGGCGCGGTCGTGCTGGATGCGGGACTGCGCGGCGCGGACGGCATGGATCTGTGCCGTGACCTGCGCGAACGCAGCGACGTGCCGATCATCCTCGTCGGCGCCAACTGCACCGAGGTTGATCGCGTCGTGGCGCTTGAGCTGGGCGCGGACGATTTCATGGCCAAGCCCTATTCGGTCCGCGAACTCGCCGCGCGGCTCCGCGCCGTCCTGCGCCGCACCCGCGCTGAACGTGTGCGCGGTTCGCGCAACCGCAAACAGGCGCGCTTCGAGGGGTGGACGGTGGATTTCACCCGCCGCGAAGTCAGCGCGCCCGATGAGAGGAAGGTCCACCTGACGGCGGCGGAATTTGCGCTGCTGGGCGTGTTTCTCGATCATGCCCGTATCATCATTCCCCGCAAGCGGCTGATGGAACTGGCGGGCGTGCGCGACACGCCCTCGTCCGACCGCAGCATCGACGTTCTGGTCAGCCGCCTGCGCCGGAAACTGGGTGGGCAGGGGCGCCGCGCGCCCATCGTGACCGTTCGCGGCGCGGGCTATATGTTCAGCGCCGTCGTGGATCGCGGCTGA